From one Nematostella vectensis chromosome 7, jaNemVect1.1, whole genome shotgun sequence genomic stretch:
- the LOC5520685 gene encoding solute carrier family 46 member 3, protein MTPSPRPISWLKNPHRAVTVEITIFFYIAGMILELPVLQQYLYERAAKELKINNTSNTTICSPNDLNSTGQSANDAVQEKASQYILAYNLALQLPAVLTACLLGTWSDKNGRKPLMLIVAFGAIVDASVALFTVYTDGPLYPLIIGGGINGVMGFYPTMVLALLAYIADTTPPERRAIKLAVLEALAFLSGTLGHFSSGIYIHHLGYKATFWGILSLHLINFIYLLFFLPESMPKQRIEQSGKCLTLEQVKSVYMVYLKKRDGRWILCVLSLLSVFFLFAQYIVTTLGVLYGKRYPLCWSAELVGYFLGTLLCVKAFGAVLGIWLGSLMKLTNYTAAQIGTLFLIAGLTMIGFSQTTFLMFMSCVANLFSGVPQPCIRAQMSQMVGKEEQGALFAILASLESLTNFTSQLIFNPLYAWSIANVAWKYAAGIPFFVNAGIAVIPFILLGVIRCAGSRPKSGKHKSLLPEPIEENNYKCTEAGEEDKLLNPSAVQKEGCAYGATRNQNPLA, encoded by the exons ATGACCCCTTCACCCCGCCCTATCTCTTGGCTGAAGAACCCTCATCGAGCCGTCACTGTTGAGATCACTATCTTTTTCTACATTGCTGGTATGATACTGGAGCTTCCAGTACTGCAACAATACTTGTATGAAAGGGCAGCCAAGGAGCTCAAAATCAACAACACTAGTAACACAACAATATGCAGCCCTAACGACTTGAATAGCACAGGACAGAG TGCAAATGATGCAGTACAGGAAAAGGCGTCACAGTATATCCTGGCGTATAACCTGGCCCTTCAGTTACCTGCGGTTCTGACAGCTTGTCTACTAGGGACATGGTCGGACAAAAATGGCCGCAAACCTCTAATGCTAATAGTTGCGTTTGGTGCAATTGTTGATGCCTCTGTTGCATTATTTACTGTGTATACAGATGGGCCACTCTACCCTTTGATTATAG GTGGTGGAATAAATGGTGTGATGGGATTCTACCCAACAATGGTCCTGGCATTACTGGCTTACATTGCAGACACCACACCTCCAGAAAGACGTGCCATAAAATTAGCAGTGCTAGAAGCCCTTGCATTTCTAAGTGGGACTTTGGGGCACTTCTCCAGTGGAATCTACATCCATCACTTAGGGTACAAGGCAACATTTTGGGGAATCTTGTCCCTCCACCTCATCAACTTCATCTACTTGCTGTTCTTCCTTCCAGAATCAATGCCAAAACAAAGGATAGAGCAATCAGGCAAATGCTTGACTCTAGAGCAAGTCAAGTCGGTTTACATGGTCTATTTGAAAAAGCGTGATGGTCGTTGGATCCTCTGTGTGTTAAGCTTGTTGTCTGTGTTTTTCCTGTTTGCACAGTACATTGTGACCACCTTGGGGGTACTGTACGGGAAGCGGTACCCACTGTGCTGGTCTGCAGAGTTGGTTGGTTATTTTTTGGGGACACTTCTCTGCGTCAAGGCATTTGGAGCAGTGTTAGGTATTTGGTTAGGATCATTGATGAAGCTGACAAACTACACTGCAGCACAAATAGGGACCTTGTTTCTGATTGCTGGGCTGACTATGATTGGCTTTTCACAGACAACATTCCTAATGTTTATGT CATGTGTTGCAAATCTCTTCTCGGGTGTACCACAGCCTTGTATTAGGGCGCAGATGTCTCAGATGGTTGGCAAGGAAGAACAAG GTGCCTTGTTTGCTATCCTTGCATCACTAGAAAGCCTCACCAACTTTACAAGTCAGTTAATCTTCAACCCTCTGTATGCATGGAGCATAGCTAATGTCGCCTGGAAATATGCAGCAGGGATCCCATTCTTTGTGAATGCAGGGATTGCTGTTATTCCGTTCATTTTACTTGG GGTGATACGCTGTGCAGGTTCCAGACCCAAAAGTGGCAAACACAAGTCTCTGCTTCCAGAACCGATAGAAGAAAATAATTACAAATGCACTGAAGCTGGTGAAGAGGACAAACTATTGAATCCATCGGCGGTACAGAAAGAAGGCTGTGCATATGGGGCAACTCGAAACCAAAATCCCCTGGCATAA
- the LOC116604034 gene encoding DNA repair protein RAD51 homolog B, translating into MAMQERPRQQATEEEGEDVIGPLSIRKLEEHGISANDVNKLIDAGFHTIEAITYTPKKHLLSIKGISEAKADKIINESSKLVPMGFTTATEFHMRRADMVMITTGSKELDKLLQGGIETGSITELFGEFRTGKTQLCHTLAVTCQLPIDHGGAEGKCLYIDTEGTFRPERLLAVAERYGLNGQEVLDNVAYARAYNTDHQTKLLLEASAMMAETRYSLLVVDSATALYRTDYSGRGELSARQMHMARFLRTLLQRADEFGVAVVITNQVVAQVDGAAMFQADPKKPIGGNIMAHASTTRLYFRKGRGETRICKVYDSPCLPEAEAMFAINADGIGDSKD; encoded by the exons ATGGCGATGCAAGAGCGTCCGCGACAACAAGCCACCGAGGAAGAAGGCGAGGACGTTATCGGTCCTCTTTCCATCCGAAAACTTGAG GAGCACGGGATAAGTGCTAATGATGTTAACAAACTTATTGATGCTGGGTTCCACACGATAGAAGCCATCACCTACACCCCCAAGAAACACCTTCTCTCTATCAAGGGAATCAGCGAAGCAAAAGCTGATAAAATCATCAATGAGTCGTCAAAACTAGTGCCAATGGGGTTTACGACAGCAACAGAGTTTCACATGCGGCGAGCTGACATGGTCATGATTACGACTGGTTCCAAGGAACTAGACAAGCTCCTTCAAG GCGGTATAGAGACAGGCAGTATCACTGAGTTGTTTGGGGAGTTCCGTACTGGGAAGACGCAGCTTTGCCACACCCTGGCAGTCACTTGTCAA CTTCCTATTGATCACGGTGGTGCAGAAGGCAAGTGCCTTTACATCGACACAGAGGGGACATTCCGACCTGAACGACTGCTAGCTGTTGCAGAGAG GTATGGATTGAATGGGCAAGAAGTGTTGGACAATGTAGCGTATGCCAGGGCATACAACACAGACCACCAGACAAAGCTGTTACTGGAAGCCTCTGCTATGATGGCTGAGACGAG GTATTCCCTTCTGGTGGTGGACAGTGCGACAGCCTTGTACCGGACAGATTACTCAGGGCGAGGAGAACTCTCAGCCAGACAGATGCACATGGCCAGGTTCCTTAGAACCCTGCTACAAAGAGCAGATGAG TTTGGTGTTGCCGTGGTGATCACTAATCAGGTGGTGGCACAAGTAGATGGTGCGGCAATGTTCCAAGCTGATCCCAAGAAACCTATTGGGGGCAACATTATGGCCCATGCCTCAACAACAAG GTTGTACTTTCGTAAAGGAAGAGGTGAAACAAGAATATGTAAAGTGTACGACTCCCCGTGTCTGCCGGAGGCAGAGGCCATGTTTGCTATCAATGCTGATGGAATAGGTGATTCAAAGGACTAA